The following proteins are co-located in the Chiroxiphia lanceolata isolate bChiLan1 chromosome 7, bChiLan1.pri, whole genome shotgun sequence genome:
- the DYTN gene encoding dystrotelin, translating into MLHNSVRICSYLSKRILMSSVYFYIHSILFLYFMYPWCREKQEENMRQAVCLMPNAICSFQMDPDLQEAFNDVQSSVYRTALKLRSVQSLCQLDLIDVSLIQHILSSEQSQRGEQISLNMQQISRMLTELFRRARLEKPGQVDPRAAEFTLSLLIAMYDRSGTGYVKIRSAAAALIALSGDTLLAKYRAFFQFYAVPDGKAALITRSALRSLLTDLNQIPAIVGESCTLSCVEIATHDCFHGVLNSAIVEEKFLSWLRSEPAVLLWLPTCYRLSATEMVFHRARCRVCKVFPITGLRYRCLKCLNFDLCQACFFTGRLCKPHKRSHPVVEHCVQVESHFRDVAQRGSVCPTKLTYLDSITGATCAFITLVVNVTLFQERCRRKEAQRRRTLETVEERHFPTHKKTFPPAELSASPLPGPENLSFPGDSCVPESPEFVAENRTVMQKSENNRKTRKTLEQGKTIAQAIASFEADVLKMHESIKSIHSDSRYMKKQFNKWKDKIQFLHNCQEEKNCKIEAKLQRLRVSHKNLQMTLQQMEQEVKTMLQSSEDPFVLYQNTMPRNPHVLLERKMQGGLNPAQIRPTSRTCADWNSLSPPNPANRMQLLQTPEVATAVDFMFSDDPLESVSLQSDRPFMGQYEKANENQTYLPKLTENSLSGVMRNTVLTPPAVPLPPDEEEVREEMELQQLVMELKDGLSLQTQPAQQTTLQQELFSTAERVCRSFSDLINQVISPACE; encoded by the exons aggCTTTCAATGATGTTCAGAGCTCCGTCTACAGAACAGCCTTAAAACTACGCTCAGTACAGAGTCTGTGCCAGT TGGATTTGATTGATGTTTCTCTGATTCAGCACATCCTATCAAGTGAACAGAGCCAGAGGGGAGAGCAGATTTCTCTGAATATGCAGCAAATCTCTAGAATGTTGACAGAACTGTTCCGAAGGGCAAGATTAGAAAAACCAGGCCAGGTAGATCCGAGAGCCGCTGAATTCACGTTGAGTCTGCTCATTGCCATGTATGACAG atCTGGAACAGGGTATGTCAAAATTAgatctgctgcagctgccctaATTGCCCTTTCAGGAGACACTCTACTGGCTAAATACAGAG ctttcttccaGTTTTATGCTGTCCCTGATGGGAAGGCGGCCTTGATTACCCGTAGTGCCCTGAGAAGCCTACTAACAGACTTAAATCAG ATCCCAGCCATTGTGGGAGAAAGCTGCACTCTGTCTTGCGTGGAAATTGCGACTCATGACTGTTTCCATGGG GTTCTGAATTCAGCTATTGTTGAAGAAAAATTCCTGTCTTGGCTGAGATCGGAGCCTGCTGTTCTCCTGTGGCTCCCTACGTGTTACAGATTATCAGCCACGGAAATGGTTTTTCACCGAGCTAGATGTAGAGTCTGCAAAGTTTTCCCCATTACTGGCCTCAG GTATCGCTGTTTGAAGTGCCTCAATTTTGACCTTTGCCAAGCGTGCTTTTTCACTGGCCGTCTCTGCAAACCACATAAGAGGTCACATCCTGTTGTGGAACACTGTGTGCAGGTAGAGTCCCATT TTAGGGATGTGGCACAAAGAGGCAGCGTGTGCCCAACCAAGCTCACCTACTTGGACTCCATTACAGGGGCAACTTGTGCTTTCATCACACTAGTGGTGAA TGTGACCCTCTTTCAAGAGCGCTGCAGAagaaaggaggctcagagaaGAAGGACTCTGGAGACAGTGGAGGAGAGGCACTTCCCTACTCACAAAAAGACTTT TCCTCCTGCAGAACTCAGTGCTTCACCACTCCCTGGTCCTGAAAACCTGTCTTTCCCAGGGGATAGTTGTGTCCCAGAGTCACCCGAGTTCGTAGCTGAAAACAGGACTGTAATGCAGAAGAGTGAGAATAACAGAAAGACCAGAAAGACACTAGAGCAAGGCAAGACAATAGCTCAG GCAATAGCCTCTTTTGAAGCAGATGTGTTAAAAATGCACGAATCTATCAAAAGCATTCACAGTGACAGCAG GTACATGAAGAAGCAGTTCAACAAATGGAAGgacaaaatacaatttcttcACAActgccaggaagaaaaaaactgcaaaatagaGGCAAAACTCCAAAGACTGAGAGTAAGCCATAAAAACCTACAAATGACACTGCAGCAAATGGAGCAAGAAGTAAAG ACAATGTTACAGTCATCAGAAGATCCTTTTGTGCTGTATCAGAATACAATGCCAAGAAATCCACATGTTctgctggaaaggaaaatgcaggGAGGATTAAATCCTGCCCAAATAAGGCCTACTTCCAGAACATGTGCAGACTGGAATTCTTTGAGTCCCCCCAACCCTGCAAATAGAATGCAGCTTTTACAGACACCTGAGGTTGCCACTGCAGTGGACTTTATGTTTTCAGACGACCCACTGGAGTCAGTGTCCCTGCAGAGTGACAGACCTTTTATGGGACAGtatgaaaaagcaaatgagaatCAAACATATCTGCCTAAATTGACAGAAAACTCTCTCAGTGGCGTCATGAGGAATACAGTTCTTACTCCCCCTGCAGTGCCACTACCACCTGATGAGGAGGAAGTCAGAGAGGAAATGGAACTGCAGCAGCTAGTGATGGAACTGAAGGATGGATTGTCTCTCCAAACCCAACCAG CCCAACAGACTACTTTGCAGCAGGAGTTGTTCTCTACAGCTGAGCGTGTCTGCAGGTCCTTTTCTGACCTCATCAACCAAGTAATTTCACCAGCTTGTGAATGA
- the FAM237A gene encoding protein FAM237A: MDLGSRGRIHCNMRLTCSLLIMAAFCMTPFLCHSQTDPLALGWADPQCWESSSAVLLEMRKPRISDSVSGFWDFMIFLKSSENLKHGALFWDLAQLFWDIYVDCVLSRTHGLGRRQLADAEQKIATLHSQFTGRNQGIFSHIQRSPILKKRDSFEDLISIHMHKSRPTLLRRVIGELGKKRKSHF, encoded by the exons ATGGACcttgggagcagaggaagaatCCACTGTAACATGAGACTCACCTGCTCTCTGCTAATCATGGCAGCATTCTGCATGACACCTTTCCTCTGCCATAGTCAAACTGATCCACTAGCTCTTGGGTGGGCAGATCCCCAGTGTTGGGAATCCTCCTCAGCTGTCTTACTGGAGATGAGGAAGCCTCGCATTTCTGACTCTGTCAGTGGCTTTTGGGACTTCatgatttttctgaaatcatCAGAGAATCTGAAACATGGGGCTTTGTTCTGGGACCTGGCTCAGCTCTTCTGGGATATCTATGTGGACTGTGTGCTCTCCAGAACCCATGGCCTAGGGAGAAGGCAGCTAGCAGACGCTGAGCAGAAGATTGCTACTCTACATTCTCAGTTCACAGGGAGAAACCAAG GGATATTTTCTCATATTCAGAGGTCGCCAATTCTGAAGAAGAGAGACTCATTTGAAGATTTAATAAGTATCCACATGCATAAGAGTAGACCTACATTACTTCGAAGAGTCATTGGAGAGctaggaaaaaagaggaaatcacACTTTTAG